The genomic segment ATTTCTTCTGGAACCTCAATGTAATTTTTAACAATTTTTTCCATAAATTAATCCTCCTTTGTTTCTAAAAATTTATCTTTTGCTATTTTTAATATAGTTTTTGCAATATCTTTATACATTTGAAAACGAAAGCGCCTTCCTTCTTTAACTCCTATTTTTTCCTCTTTCATAAGTTGTGTAACACCTTCAAGCATAACATATTTAACTTTTATTTTATTTCTCCAAAAATAATCTGATAAAAGAATTTCAAAACCATATCTTACCTCTGGGTCATATTTAAAATTCTCCCAGATTTCTCTTGTCATTGCTCTTTGACCAGATAAAAATGGAGTTAGTTTATGTGAAATATCTGTTGCAAAGCGCCCCTTTTCAAAGATTCCACATGTTGTAAGATACTCTCCTTCAATTATTGGTCTTAAAAGTTCCGTAATATGATGTGATTTTAAACCAATT from the Caldisericia bacterium genome contains:
- a CDS encoding glycosyltransferase family 2 protein translates to MIISLIIPAYNEEKTIGDVIKVGIENPFVDEIIVVNDGSIDKTGIIAKKLGVKTIDLKENKGKGYALYEGVKNSSGNIILFLDADLIGLKSHHITELLRPIIEGEYLTTCGIFEKGRFATDISHKLTPFLSGQRAMTREIWENFKYDPEVRYGFEILLSDYFWRNKIKVKYVMLEGVTQLMKEEKIGVKEGRRFRFQMYKDIAKTILKIAKDKFLETKED